Proteins encoded within one genomic window of Mya arenaria isolate MELC-2E11 chromosome 13, ASM2691426v1:
- the LOC128215348 gene encoding complement C1q subcomponent subunit B-like, translating into MSLAPNLSDFEGRLRNVEAECTRFAEHEQRLRNLEQREKELTAQLSSIAETIFTKDGHLQNKRQALAEGTEVAFFAEVGASVEHLGQNQPIVFDKVITNIDSTNSVGGYSPTSGIFTAPVDGLYLFSSTIMGLQDHSLHAVLYKDNTAVATLFVHGSSGHDWDSSSATVVLSLLKGETMSVKHTDAGDHAVAGMFLGGQSLFSGFLIAQHYRPETPVG; encoded by the exons ATGTCACTTGCGCCTAACTTGAGTGATTTTGAAGGACGCCTAAGGAATGTCGAGGCAGAATGTACGCGCTTCGCCGAGCATGAGCAAAGACTCCGTAACCTGGAACAACGCGAAAAGGAACTGACGGCACAATTGTCTTCTATCGCAGAAACAATCTTCACAAAAGATG GTCATCTGCAAAATAAGAGGCAAGCATTGGCCGAGGGTACGGAAGTAGCTTTCTTCGCTGAGGTTGGCGCCTCAGTAGAACACCTTGGGCAGAATCAACCAATCGTATTCGACAAGGTCATCACCAACATTGACTCAACGAATTCGGTCGGCGGATACAGTCCTACCTCGGGAATATTTACAGCCCCTGTCGATGGACTTTACCTATTCTCGTCAACAATAATGGGCTTGCAAGACCACAGCCTACACGCCGTTCTCTACAAAGACAACACCGCTGTAGCTACTTTGTTCGTGCACGGTAGCTCAGGTCACGACTGGGATTCGTCTTCGGCAACTGTCGTCTTATCATTGCTCAAGGGCGAAACAATGTCAGTAAAGCATACCGACGCTGGTGACCATGCCGTAGCCGGCATGTTCCTCGGTGGCCAATCTCTTTTCTCTGGATTCCTGATCGCTCAGCATTACCGGCCCGAGACGCCTGTTGGCTGA